One part of the Solanum dulcamara chromosome 3, daSolDulc1.2, whole genome shotgun sequence genome encodes these proteins:
- the LOC129882735 gene encoding glutathione gamma-glutamylcysteinyltransferase 1-like isoform X1 produces MAMAGLYRRVLPSPPAIDFASNEGKQLFLEAIQNGTMEGFFKLISYFQTQSEPAYCGLASLSMVLNALAIDPGRKWKGPWRWFDESMLDCCEPLEKVKAKGISFGKVVCLAHCAGAKVKAFRSNLSTIDDFRKHVMACTTSDDCHLISSYHRGLFKQTGSGHFSPIGGYHAEKDMALILDVARFKYPPHWVPVPLLWEAMNTIDEATGLHRGFMLVSKLHRAPALLYTLSCKHESWVSISKHLMDDLPVLLSSENVKDIKDVLSTLLSNLPPNFDEFIKWVAEVRRQEENGQKLSDEEKGRLAIKEEVLKQVQDTPLYKHVTSLLLSKDSVCQLKAEMASSLTNVAASICCQGADLFAGRSGLSDRFCCRQTCVRCYRATGDSPATVVSGTVVNGNGEQGVDVLVPTSQAKTSCCPSEQNGCSPMHPGSNDVLTALLLALPPQTWSRIKDMKVLQEIENLVSAENLPPLLQEEILHLKGQFLLLKRCKDNKVEEDLDAPPF; encoded by the exons ATGGCGATGGCGGGTTTGTATCGCCGAGTTCTTCCGTCCCCTCCGGCTATTGATTTCGCTTCTAATGAAGGAAAG CAACTTTTTTTGGAGGCCATCCAGAATGGAACAATGGAAGGATTTTTCAAGTTGATCTCTTATTTTCAGACACAATCTGAGCCAGCATATTGTGGTTTGGCTAGCCTTTCCATGGTCTTGAATGCCCTTGCTATTGATCCAGGAAGAAAATGGAAAG GACCTTGGAGATGGTTCGATGAATCCATGTTGGATTGCTGTGAGCCATTGGAGAAGGTTAAAGCGAAAGGGATCTCCTTTGGGAAAGTGGTATGTTTGGCTCACTGTGCAGGTGCGAAGGTGAAAGCTTTTCGCTCTAATCTTAGCACCATTGATGACTTCCGTAAACATGTCATGGCCTGCACAACTAGTGATGATTGTCATCTGATCTCATCTTATCATCGAGGCCTATTTAAACAG ACAGGTTCAGGCCACTTTTCACCTATTGGTGGTTATCACGCCGAAAAGGATATGGCACTGATTCTAGATGTTGCAAGGTTTAAATACCCCCCTCACTGGGTTCCAGTCCCTCTCCTTTGGGAAGCCATGAACACAATTGATGAAGCTACAGGATTACATAGGGG GTTTATGCTAGTCTCTAAGCTTCATAGAGCTCCTGCACTGCTATATACCCTG AGCTGTAAACATGAGAGTTGGGTCTCGATCTCAAAGCATTTGATGGATGATCTTCCTGTCCTCTTAAGTTCTGAGAATGTGAAGGACATAAAAGATGTTCTCTCTACTCTTCTTTCAAATCTACCTCccaattttgatgaattcatAAAGTGGGTAGCAGAAGTTCGAAGGCAAGAGGAGAATGGTCAAAAGCTGAGTGACGAGGAGAAAGGAAGGCTAGCTATAAAG GAAGAGGTATTGAAACAAGTGCAGGATACTCCTCTTTATAAGCACGTCACAAGCCTTTTACTTTCAAAAGATTCTGTCTGCCAGTTAAAAGCTGAAATGGCCAGCAGTTTGACCAATGTTGCTGCGAGTATTTGTTGCCAAGGAGCAGACCTTTTTGCAGGAAGGTCTGGTTTGTCAGATAGGTTTTGCTGTCGCCAAACATGTGTCAGATGCTACAGAGCTACCGGGGACAGTCCTGCTACAGTGGTGTCTGGGACAGTTGTAAATGGGAATGGGGAGCAGGGGGTTGATGTTTTAGTCCCTACATCTCAAGCAAAGACTAGCTGCTGTCCTTCGGAGCAAAATGGTTGCTCACCAATGCACCCTGGAAGCAATGATGTGCTGACAGCACTGTTGCTGGCATTACCTCCACAAACATGGTCTCGCATAAAAGATATGAAAGTCTTGCAGGAGATAGAGAACCTTGTCTCAGCAGAAAATCTGCCTCCTTTGCTGCAAGAAGAG ATTTTGCACCTGAAAGGACAGTTCCTCCTGCTTAAGAGATGCAAGGATAATAAGGTAGAAGAAGATTTGGATGCACCTCCCTTTTAG
- the LOC129882735 gene encoding glutathione gamma-glutamylcysteinyltransferase 1-like isoform X2 yields the protein MAMAGLYRRVLPSPPAIDFASNEGKQLFLEAIQNGTMEGFFKLISYFQTQSEPAYCGLASLSMVLNALAIDPGRKWKGPWRWFDESMLDCCEPLEKVKAKGISFGKVVCLAHCAGAKVKAFRSNLSTIDDFRKHVMACTTSDDCHLISSYHRGLFKQTGSGHFSPIGGYHAEKDMALILDVARFKYPPHWVPVPLLWEAMNTIDEATGLHRGFMLVSKLHRAPALLYTLSCKHESWVSISKHLMDDLPVLLSSENVKDIKDVLSTLLSNLPPNFDEFIKWVAEVRRQEENGQKLSDEEKGRLAIKEEVLKQVQDTPLYKHVTSLLLSKDSVCQLKAEMASSLTNVAASICCQGADLFAGRSGLSDRFCCRQTCVRCYRATGDSPATVVSGTVVNGNGEQGVDVLVPTSQAKTSCCPSEQNGCSPMHPGSNDVLTALLLALPPQTWSRIKDMKVLQEIENLVSAENLPPLLQEEILHLKGQFLLLKRCKDNKVQ from the exons ATGGCGATGGCGGGTTTGTATCGCCGAGTTCTTCCGTCCCCTCCGGCTATTGATTTCGCTTCTAATGAAGGAAAG CAACTTTTTTTGGAGGCCATCCAGAATGGAACAATGGAAGGATTTTTCAAGTTGATCTCTTATTTTCAGACACAATCTGAGCCAGCATATTGTGGTTTGGCTAGCCTTTCCATGGTCTTGAATGCCCTTGCTATTGATCCAGGAAGAAAATGGAAAG GACCTTGGAGATGGTTCGATGAATCCATGTTGGATTGCTGTGAGCCATTGGAGAAGGTTAAAGCGAAAGGGATCTCCTTTGGGAAAGTGGTATGTTTGGCTCACTGTGCAGGTGCGAAGGTGAAAGCTTTTCGCTCTAATCTTAGCACCATTGATGACTTCCGTAAACATGTCATGGCCTGCACAACTAGTGATGATTGTCATCTGATCTCATCTTATCATCGAGGCCTATTTAAACAG ACAGGTTCAGGCCACTTTTCACCTATTGGTGGTTATCACGCCGAAAAGGATATGGCACTGATTCTAGATGTTGCAAGGTTTAAATACCCCCCTCACTGGGTTCCAGTCCCTCTCCTTTGGGAAGCCATGAACACAATTGATGAAGCTACAGGATTACATAGGGG GTTTATGCTAGTCTCTAAGCTTCATAGAGCTCCTGCACTGCTATATACCCTG AGCTGTAAACATGAGAGTTGGGTCTCGATCTCAAAGCATTTGATGGATGATCTTCCTGTCCTCTTAAGTTCTGAGAATGTGAAGGACATAAAAGATGTTCTCTCTACTCTTCTTTCAAATCTACCTCccaattttgatgaattcatAAAGTGGGTAGCAGAAGTTCGAAGGCAAGAGGAGAATGGTCAAAAGCTGAGTGACGAGGAGAAAGGAAGGCTAGCTATAAAG GAAGAGGTATTGAAACAAGTGCAGGATACTCCTCTTTATAAGCACGTCACAAGCCTTTTACTTTCAAAAGATTCTGTCTGCCAGTTAAAAGCTGAAATGGCCAGCAGTTTGACCAATGTTGCTGCGAGTATTTGTTGCCAAGGAGCAGACCTTTTTGCAGGAAGGTCTGGTTTGTCAGATAGGTTTTGCTGTCGCCAAACATGTGTCAGATGCTACAGAGCTACCGGGGACAGTCCTGCTACAGTGGTGTCTGGGACAGTTGTAAATGGGAATGGGGAGCAGGGGGTTGATGTTTTAGTCCCTACATCTCAAGCAAAGACTAGCTGCTGTCCTTCGGAGCAAAATGGTTGCTCACCAATGCACCCTGGAAGCAATGATGTGCTGACAGCACTGTTGCTGGCATTACCTCCACAAACATGGTCTCGCATAAAAGATATGAAAGTCTTGCAGGAGATAGAGAACCTTGTCTCAGCAGAAAATCTGCCTCCTTTGCTGCAAGAAGAG ATTTTGCACCTGAAAGGACAGTTCCTCCTGCTTAAGAGATGCAAGGATAATAAG